One genomic segment of Pandoraea sputorum includes these proteins:
- a CDS encoding GntR family transcriptional regulator, which translates to MLPGGFQLRQEALAERFRSSRVPVREALRQLEAEGLVTHHLNRGATVASMNLEQLMEMLDIRVALECHAAKLAVPNMAERDFQLMEQILAEYSASEVVSEWAEYNRRFHLALSAPANNRRLRILIEEYCLNTDRYSHLAMSQATGKEKPQHDHYEILAACRRRDVAAVVSMLEAHILTTRNEIKALAREDLSFLSRASF; encoded by the coding sequence GTGCTCCCGGGTGGATTTCAACTGCGTCAAGAAGCGCTCGCCGAGCGTTTTCGTTCAAGCCGGGTGCCTGTGCGCGAAGCGCTGCGGCAGCTCGAAGCGGAGGGATTGGTCACGCACCATCTGAACCGTGGCGCGACGGTTGCGAGCATGAATCTCGAACAGCTTATGGAGATGCTCGATATTCGCGTGGCGCTCGAATGCCATGCCGCCAAGCTGGCGGTGCCAAATATGGCGGAGCGCGATTTCCAGTTGATGGAGCAGATCCTGGCCGAGTATTCGGCATCCGAGGTCGTCTCCGAATGGGCGGAATACAACCGCCGTTTCCATCTGGCGCTCTCGGCACCGGCAAACAATCGCCGTTTGCGGATCCTCATCGAAGAGTATTGCCTGAACACTGACCGGTATTCGCATTTGGCAATGTCGCAGGCGACTGGCAAGGAAAAGCCGCAGCACGATCATTACGAGATTCTTGCGGCCTGTCGTCGACGTGATGTGGCGGCCGTCGTATCGATGCTCGAAGCGCACATCCTCACCACGCGCAACGAGATCAAGGCGCTCGCCCGCGAAGATCTCAGCTTCCTGTCGCGTGCGTCGTTCTGA
- the ldcA gene encoding muramoyltetrapeptide carboxypeptidase, which translates to MTQTRLIELIAPSGYAPDSDVATRGIAALEQLGYTVGNRDVTSRRFLRFAGTDAERVAEINALARRDHPLPDVVLAMRGGYGAVHLLDQLDYKALHDRLCGERVAIVGHSDFTALQLALLSQSHVTTFAGPMLLADFGAETLSEFTVSQFQSVLQSGSHVVQWAGDGASGDIDVSGTLWGGNLAMVCSLIGTRYLPQIDGGVLFVEDVNEPPYRVERMLYQLHQSGVLARQRALVMGDFSQYRLTDYDNGYDMATMVESMRRVIGIPIVTGMPFGHCPDKLTLPVGGQAKLSTSGAQVTLTLTGYPYIAG; encoded by the coding sequence TTGACGCAGACTCGTCTTATCGAACTGATTGCACCGTCCGGGTACGCCCCGGATTCCGACGTTGCCACGCGCGGGATTGCGGCGCTGGAGCAACTCGGCTACACCGTCGGCAATCGCGATGTCACATCGCGGCGCTTCCTGCGTTTTGCGGGCACCGACGCCGAGCGTGTCGCGGAGATCAACGCGCTTGCGCGGCGCGATCATCCGCTGCCGGACGTCGTGCTCGCGATGAGAGGGGGGTATGGCGCGGTACATCTGCTCGACCAGTTGGACTACAAGGCGTTGCATGACCGGTTGTGCGGCGAGCGCGTGGCGATCGTCGGGCACAGCGATTTCACGGCATTGCAACTGGCGTTGTTGTCGCAATCGCATGTGACGACGTTTGCAGGCCCGATGCTACTGGCCGACTTCGGCGCAGAGACGCTGAGCGAGTTCACCGTATCCCAATTCCAGTCGGTGTTGCAGTCCGGGTCCCACGTCGTTCAATGGGCAGGGGACGGTGCGAGCGGCGACATCGATGTATCGGGCACCTTGTGGGGTGGCAATCTGGCGATGGTGTGCAGCCTGATCGGCACGAGATACCTGCCGCAGATCGACGGTGGCGTGTTGTTCGTGGAGGATGTGAACGAACCGCCGTACCGCGTCGAGCGCATGTTGTACCAGTTGCATCAGTCGGGCGTTCTGGCGCGTCAGCGCGCGTTGGTGATGGGGGACTTTTCGCAATATCGTCTGACCGACTACGACAACGGCTACGACATGGCGACCATGGTGGAGAGCATGCGCCGGGTCATCGGTATCCCGATCGTCACGGGAATGCCGTTCGGTCATTGTCCTGACAAACTGACCTTGCCGGTGGGTGGGCAGGCCAAATTGTCGACGTCGGGGGCACAGGTCACGCTCACGCTTACGGGATATCCCTATATCGCGGGGTGA
- a CDS encoding ABC transporter substrate-binding protein, whose amino-acid sequence MSLKLRKLIVPAALALAFASHVHAADDTVRMGAVLSLTGANATVGEDVRRAVALAVEKVNAQGGVMGKKFDVVVEDSGGNPTTALNAARKLATVDKVPVVIGEYSSGITLPMAQYLVKEGVTHINIASTSVKVKDLGTTSFNLIGLENLGNKFSAKDAWDLGYRNIALIAPNNAYGQGVAHGFREEFEKLGGKVATELLYTAGQSTYRRELQQASRSNPDAFIYTAYGQESAVLNREAFELGLRQKPWYAILLSMSLSDTPANIANGQLGMEVGSVQGAVGKQYIDAFQAKYGQAPKTSYTGYAYDAVMLTAAAINNAKSTQPAAVQAALKNVGNNFAGVTGPISFDADRQRIDPPYAKLKYDGKVVPR is encoded by the coding sequence ATGTCATTGAAACTTCGTAAGTTGATCGTCCCGGCCGCACTGGCGCTTGCCTTTGCTTCGCATGTCCACGCAGCAGACGATACGGTCCGCATGGGGGCGGTCCTCTCGCTGACCGGCGCGAACGCCACGGTGGGCGAAGATGTGCGCCGCGCCGTCGCACTTGCGGTGGAAAAGGTCAACGCTCAAGGCGGCGTGATGGGTAAGAAGTTCGACGTCGTCGTCGAAGACTCCGGGGGCAATCCGACCACCGCCCTGAATGCCGCGCGCAAGCTCGCCACCGTCGACAAAGTGCCGGTGGTCATCGGCGAATATTCGTCCGGCATTACGCTGCCGATGGCGCAATATCTGGTGAAAGAAGGTGTGACGCACATCAACATCGCCAGCACGAGCGTGAAAGTGAAGGATCTGGGCACGACGTCGTTCAACCTGATCGGTCTGGAGAATCTCGGCAACAAATTCTCCGCGAAGGACGCGTGGGATCTCGGTTATCGCAATATCGCCCTGATCGCCCCCAACAACGCCTATGGTCAAGGCGTGGCGCACGGCTTCCGTGAGGAATTCGAAAAGCTCGGCGGCAAGGTCGCCACGGAACTGCTTTACACCGCTGGCCAATCCACGTATCGCCGTGAACTTCAACAAGCGTCGCGCAGCAATCCGGACGCCTTCATCTACACAGCCTACGGGCAGGAATCTGCCGTCCTCAATCGCGAAGCGTTCGAACTCGGCTTGCGTCAAAAGCCCTGGTACGCGATTTTGCTGTCGATGAGCCTCTCGGATACCCCCGCGAACATCGCCAACGGCCAACTCGGTATGGAAGTCGGCTCAGTACAGGGCGCCGTAGGCAAGCAATACATCGACGCATTCCAGGCGAAGTACGGTCAGGCACCGAAGACGTCGTACACGGGTTACGCCTATGACGCCGTCATGCTCACCGCCGCCGCCATCAACAATGCAAAGTCGACTCAGCCTGCCGCCGTGCAGGCCGCATTGAAGAACGTTGGCAACAACTTTGCCGGGGTCACTGGCCCGATTTCGTTCGACGCGGATCGCCAACGTATCGACCCGCCGTACGCAAAGCTGAAGTACGACGGCAAGGTGGTGCCGCGCTAA
- the puuE gene encoding allantoinase PuuE — protein sequence MASSNANSKDYPRDLIGYGRHVPFADWPGRARIAVQFVLNYEEGGENCVLHGDKASEQFLSEIIGAAAYEARHMSMESIYEYGSRAGVWRILREFERRGLPLTVFGVAMAMQRHPEVTAAFQALGHEIACHGWRWIHYQNMDEATEREHMRIAIDIFKEMTGSAPLGWYTGRDSPNTRRLVVEQGGFVYDSDNYGDDLPFWTQVQTSSGDVKPHLVVPYTLDTNDMRFAAPQGFNTADHFFHYLRDAFDVLYAEGDEAPKMLSIGMHCRLLGRPGRFAALQRFLDHIEKHDRVWVCRRIDVARHWQERHPFVAA from the coding sequence ATGGCCAGCAGCAACGCGAATTCCAAGGATTATCCCCGCGACCTTATCGGCTACGGCCGACATGTACCGTTTGCCGACTGGCCGGGACGTGCGCGCATTGCCGTCCAGTTCGTGCTGAATTACGAAGAGGGCGGCGAGAACTGTGTATTGCACGGTGACAAGGCGTCCGAGCAGTTCCTGTCCGAGATCATTGGCGCGGCCGCCTACGAGGCCCGTCACATGAGCATGGAATCCATCTATGAATACGGTTCGCGCGCGGGCGTGTGGCGCATCTTGCGCGAGTTCGAGCGTCGAGGCTTGCCGCTGACCGTGTTTGGCGTGGCAATGGCCATGCAGCGTCACCCTGAGGTGACGGCGGCATTCCAGGCGCTTGGGCACGAGATTGCGTGTCACGGCTGGCGCTGGATTCACTATCAGAACATGGACGAGGCGACCGAGCGTGAGCACATGCGCATCGCCATCGACATCTTCAAGGAAATGACGGGTAGCGCGCCGTTGGGTTGGTACACCGGCCGCGACAGTCCGAATACGCGTCGTCTCGTCGTGGAGCAGGGCGGTTTCGTGTACGACTCCGACAACTATGGCGACGACCTGCCGTTCTGGACGCAGGTGCAGACCAGCAGTGGCGACGTCAAGCCGCACCTTGTGGTGCCGTACACGCTCGATACCAACGACATGCGCTTTGCCGCGCCGCAGGGCTTCAACACGGCGGACCACTTCTTCCATTACCTGCGCGACGCGTTCGACGTCTTGTACGCAGAGGGTGACGAAGCGCCGAAGATGCTGTCGATCGGTATGCACTGCCGGTTGCTGGGCCGTCCGGGCCGTTTCGCGGCGTTGCAGCGGTTCCTCGATCACATCGAAAAACACGATCGCGTGTGGGTGTGCCGTCGTATCGACGTGGCGCGCCACTGGCAAGAGCGCCATCCGTTCGTGGCGGCGTGA
- the tadA gene encoding tRNA adenosine(34) deaminase TadA: MNRDLPATDETYMGLALAQARAAMAQGEVPVGAVVVCDGQVVAVGHNCPVGGHDPSAHAEMQALRAAALALGNYRLPECELYVTLEPCVMCAGAIMHARIKRVVFGASDPKTGACGSVVDLFAEPRLNHHAEVIGGVMRDECVGILQTFFSERRAAARARRLAQSSPAAEVAGDTSVPPSETSN; encoded by the coding sequence ATGAACCGAGATTTACCCGCGACCGACGAGACCTACATGGGACTGGCGCTTGCGCAGGCCCGCGCTGCGATGGCGCAGGGAGAGGTGCCCGTTGGCGCCGTGGTCGTTTGTGACGGGCAGGTGGTTGCCGTCGGGCACAACTGTCCGGTGGGCGGTCACGATCCGTCGGCCCATGCCGAGATGCAGGCCTTGCGTGCTGCGGCGCTGGCGCTGGGCAATTACCGTCTTCCCGAATGCGAGTTGTACGTGACGCTTGAGCCGTGCGTCATGTGCGCGGGCGCGATCATGCATGCGCGCATCAAGCGGGTTGTATTCGGTGCCTCCGATCCCAAGACGGGGGCGTGTGGCAGCGTCGTCGATCTGTTTGCGGAACCGCGCCTGAACCATCATGCCGAAGTCATTGGCGGAGTTATGCGCGACGAGTGCGTCGGCATTCTGCAAACGTTTTTCAGCGAGCGTCGCGCGGCAGCGAGAGCGCGTCGTCTGGCTCAGTCGTCGCCAGCGGCCGAGGTGGCTGGCGATACTTCCGTCCCCCCATCGGAAACTTCCAATTGA